ggggttgaaagtttgtatggagatcaaatatttttgtgagtgtgtgactttaaactttgtatatgggtatattattataagacaggaaaagtaatttcagcgtttttgaaaattcatcccctaacagggttaaaaaggggttgaaagtttgaatccattacaaatgctttgaaacttctttgaaaggcataatagccgattacaaaaaaaaagtaattgcgacgttttaggaaattcaacccctaagggggtaaaaaaggggatgaaactttgtcttggggtgcaaattttattttaagttaggaccctgaaactttgcaaaaaggtattaaattaaaatacaagaaaactaatttcagcgttttcaaaaattcatcctccaaggtggtgaaaaaggggttgaaagtttgtatggagatcaaatatttttgtgagtgtgtgactttaaactttgtatatgggtatattattataagacaggaaaagtaatttcagcgtttttgaaaattcatcccctaacagggttaaaaaggggttgaaagtttgaatccattacaaatgctttgaaacttctttgaaaggcataatagccgattacaaaaaaaaagtaattgcgacgttttaggaaattcaacccctaagggggtaaaaaaggggatgaaactttgtcttggggtgcaaattttattttaagttaggaccctgaaactttgcaaaaaggtattaaattaaaatacaagaaaactaatttcagcgttttcaaaaattcatcctccaaggtggtgaaaaaggggttgaaagtttgtatggagatcaaatatttttgtgagtgtgtgactttaaactttgtatatgggtatattattataagtcaggaaaagtaatttcagcgtttttaaaaattcatcccctaacagggttaaaaaggggttgaaagtttgaatccattacaaatgcttcgaaactttttagaaaggcataatagccgattgcaaaaaaaaggaattgcgacgttttaggaaattcaacccctaagggggtaaaaaaggggatgaaactttgtcttggggtgcaaattttattttaagctaagaccttgaaacttcgcaaaaaggtattaaattaaaaaacaacaaaacaaatttcagtgtttttaaaaattcatcccccgagttggtgaaaaaggggttgaaagtttgtacggagatcaaatattttttagattgcgggacttgaatctttgtataaagccatattattaattctcaagaaaagtaattaaagcgttttcaaaaattcatcccttaaaagggttaaaaaggggttgaaagattgtatagggtttatattttattttaacctacgaatttgtaacttcgtaaaaagttatttcattaaaagagaagaaaactattgttagcgtttttcaaaattcaacatttaaggtggtgaaaaaggggttgaaaatttgtatggaggtcaatattttttgtaagtacgggacttgaatctttgtataatgacatattattagaatacgagaaaagtaatttcagcgtttttaaaaattcataccctataagggtccaaaagggggttgaaagtttgtatagggttcaaattttatttaaagctaggaacttgaaacttcgtaaaaaggtattttattaaaaaacaaacaaacctattcagcgtttttaaaaattcatcccccgaggaggtgaaaaaggggttgaaagtttgtatggagatcaaatattgttgagagtgcgagacttaaatctttgtataaagccatagtattagaacacaagaaaacttatttcagcgtttttaaaaattcatcccataacagggttaaaaaggggttgaaaaattgtataggttataattttatttaaagctaggaacttgaagcttcgtaaaaaggtattctattaagagaaaagagaactaatttcagagtttttgataatttatcccccaaggtggtgaagggggtcgaaaatttttatggaacccaaatatttatcggagtgcgggacttgaatcgttgtataaaggcatattattacaatacaagaaaagtaatttcagcatttttaaaaattcatcccctaaaagtttaaacaggggttgagagttggtagagggttcaaattttatttaaagctaggaacttcaaacttcgtaaataggtagttaggtagtaggttttattaaatagtggacttgaaaatcttctgggggttgagagagattatatcgagattatcgagaacaattttattcagttaggggcttgaaacttcgtagccaggttttgaaagacaaatcttatgcgttgtaaaataattaacaaatgattaaccgtccctactgctatcttttgctgcataatgttctaagctaatgtagaatttataaccaccaatatacaaatccacgcgtacgaagtcgcgggcaacagctagtatattatAACTATATTCTTTCTTTATCACAGTATTAACCTGGTTTTCCCACATGACGTCCTTTTCTGCGTCACATTAAATAAATGGAGCAGTTAGAGGGGATCACGGGCGTTAATAGCATAATAGCCGATATCACATGACGCGGCGTGCCAGCTTACCGTCTGAAAATATAGAATTATAATGACTGCGAGCTACACGATTTATGTCAGGGCCATGTCGAGCATGtaaatttttttaaagcctttttTTATCATGCGTGCAGGGTTTTTTTTTGGATAAAGTGCTAATATCTGCCGCTTACACGTGTATCTGAATTCAACAATGATTAATAACAACAGGCGTTACAAGTGGTAGAGGGTTCGATAAATTATGAGACAGTACCTAAATCTATGCATTTAAGTATACATAGTCGTAGTATCAAGGAAcgctttttattttacttgacGGTATTATATATTGAGGTACAGTGGGccgagaaagtggtctaccagatttgacaaaagtttctgcgagatctaacgatcgctaaggttgacttttctaacggagtttaaagtaaatcgaccttgttatCTCATGTCGTTCagacgaacctcaaccgtagggtggtagaccactttcttggcccactgtacctagcACATATAACAATGGAAAATAGCTTTAATGTCTACTACTAGATGCCTATTGTCAGCTATATTATTAGGTTCATATGTATTGATGTAAATTTACTCTCAAGTAGCCATTATGGTAGACACAACACGCCTGATAATGATACTGAATAGCCCCCTAACTAAAGTATCAAACACGACAACGCAAAGTCACACAGCGAAAGCTACACTTATTAAGCTTTCAGGATGTCCTATACATATTCGCGTATGGTTAAACCAGGGCtaggaaccggtattgatataTACCTGTTAAAATCGTTCAAAACCTGTTCTATTATTTCGTACCTACATTCAAAAACCGGTAAATTGATGGAACACGAACTAAAAATATCGTTCTCTCTTATTACTGGTAAGTTGAAAGAACGTTTTTGTTGGTATGCGAGGAACAATATAATACCGGTTAAACTCACGACGTTTGAAAGAGATAccaataggtacttattcgtTCTATTTTCCTTTGACATTTTCAATTCAACCAGTTAATTTCTTTCCACAAGAACGAACGAACTTGGCATAATCTGatatataaattcaattcaatatttcgATAGAACAATTCTATAACCGGTAGGTAACCAACCGCAAACGGAAACCAACTTTTCGTTCACGTGTATGAACAAAACCGGTTTGAAAAATGAAATGGTTTCCGAGCCCTGGTATAAACTGCTGTTATAATTTATTCCATTCATCCTAACACTCACCTTTACCTAGTTATGTGTATGACTCCTTCCCTATTTCAATGGTCTTAAATTAGGCATCGCAGAAAGAAAGTATTCCATTCTCGTTAATGTGCTACGACTTTTACTCTAGAACAATAATTTACCTCTGGAGAACCAGTACAAGCCTGGTCTTTGACTATACTTATTACTTACGGATCTTGAAGAGACATTTACGCTGGTTTTAATGACACTGAAGCGTATATTAAGATCAACAGATCTGTAATGCAAAGAGAGCATAAAGGTAAAGGtagaaatttgtatgaaaaggcgaacGTACTAATTAAGATTGAGTTGTAAACTAAGCGTTTTGAATGAAAGGCACAGACCTTACAAATTGAAGAAATCTGCTCGGCCAAACGACGCGTACCTATTGAGGATACAAAGATATGATATAAACAAATTGAAGCCAATTATGCTATGTTATCTGTTGGAAGAAAAATATGTCATTTGCAAACAAATGTATAACATTCATAAATGcattttaaagagtttaaaataAGCTAACTAGCGAAGCTAGTAAGAAAGCAAACGATTTCGAATCATTCATCTTAAGTTGGCAAAGTTTTCCAATCTCGGAATAGATGTCTCGGTGCTCTGAGTAAACCTATTTGTTACTTTAATGTCAAAGAAAAGTGGTTAATACCGTTCTTATTGCTGCATAATAATCCAAAGAAATCAGGAACATCAATTTTTATAACTTTATGGCAGCTGTCACACTGCCCGCCAACGATAAGCGAGAAACGAGAAGCGATGAGCGAGTCCTTTTTTTGCACTTTGTTTTCTCTTAGAAAATTCTAACTGGCAATGTAAACAGTCCGCATCCACGATTACCACACTCAAGAGCAGTGAAAACGCGATACGTTTTATGGATAATTCTAGTGAAAATGACTTCATTTTGATGATTACAAGTTTCATCGCGTATGATTTTATATTCAAGCTGCCTCttgcctcctagcctagtcagtGCCTACCTAGTGACTTTACTTACGAAGCTGGAAGTcccgcgggttcaaatcctagggcatttatttgtgtgttctcATGGGAGCCCGGGATCCAATTGGCAGCTAATCCCGAGAACTGGCGTAGGCACTAGCTTTTACGAaagatctgaccttccaacccaaagggtaagctagaccttattaggataagtccggtttcctcacgatgttttccttcaccgagaaGCGGCTAGTAAATATGAAATGatttttcgtacataagttccgaaaaactcattggtacgatccGGGATTCGAAGAttaaaagtcgcacgctcttactctcTCTATAATCCTGTGGTTAAAATACGAACTTTTTGATTTCTCTGAATTTAATTGCATATTTTTGGTGAATTACGAATTCACAGTTCAAGGCGAAATACAAGTTCATAAAGGTTACATTCAGATAGCGACTGCAGTAGCTGATAAAAAAGTAACAGATTGATCGTTCTAATTGCGCAACAGAAATGACAGCAACGCAATTTAAGTAAATTAACGTTGACATCTCCCGCGTCCATGCTGCAGCAGAAACAATGCAACAGCAAAACGCTGCTGCAATCACCATCCGAATACAATCTTAAAATGCATAATCTTTAAGTGGATTCGTAGCAGTCAACCGTCCGTAACTTTCAAGTTGTGTCGAACTATAACTTTTTCTTGTTTGTCGCCATCTTAAACTCTGAAAATGTTCTACAAACTTTGCGTAAATCTATCTCAATAAGCCATGCTACACTGTCCAATGCCATACATCGTTTATGGCGataaaaatgaatgaaaattGCATTTTCGGAAATATACGgccaataaaatttaattagacGACATTAACAATGACGTATTGCCGGCTATGCTCCGGGCATTAGCGTAATTATATTGTGATTTCGAAATAATCGCGTGATAAATGGCTTTTACCAACTTCAACTTCTGGTAGCTGTAATAATAATTCATCGCCATTGGTGATTTCAAAACGACTTTAAAAAGTAGGgtgcccatacaaaaaataccggtatccgatccctggtgcgTCGTTTACGACTTTAGAGCCTGGCCTAATCAGGTTTCTTGAAGCCTGGAAGCCCTGCTACGAGGATCAGATGTCAAACTGCggtataagtaatagttatacatacatacgacACTGTCCTAGAGACCCTCTGCACTTTACATAAATAACCACGCTTTCTTGGCTTCTAAATTTGTAATGAAAAGTAATTTAGTTGTAAATGAGATTTAAAGTTATAATCATTCGTATAACAAGAGAGCGTGTAAACCTAAGTTCGAGACGGCTACAGTATCGAAGATACATTTTCCTTTTGAAAAGTTCCGGGTTTCGCGTTGAGAAAAGTTAagcttttatgtttttttttgtatgttattttaagTACTCGCAAGGGATCGTGtccttattaaaataaacactcAGAGTAAATTGATAAGTTTTCTATTTTATCTTGCCGTGTACTAGTAAAGTTGCTTGTTTCAATCGTAAAATATCGCAGAGCTActgaaaatacatacataccatCGAAAGAATACAGACCATGAGTTCAATTTGAACGTACATTTTGATACATGAATGCTCTGAAACGTTTAGTTTATATTCATGCATATATAGAGGTTGGAACATTTCTAGAGACTGAGCTGAAAGTAAAAATCTAaaacaaaatcattaaaatgaaatattttatatctcAATGACAACCCTATCACTTCaaagttatttaaattttaaattgacacaTGTCATTAACATGACTTCATATTCCATGCTCGGATCTACTTGCTATGGTTGAAACATGCATATTTTTGCACTAATGTTTAACAAACTGTATCTCACAAACGGTTAGAAACGATTCCCCGTTTGCATTAAAGTCCTTCGTTCTGTTCCACCCGAAATAAACTGCGTCAAATTATACTGTGTAAGAAAACTTTAACACATTTTAAAGTGAAGGCTGACtgcaaacgaaaaaaaaatgagaATGCCCGGCATAATCTAAAGTGTGGCCGTCCACCGTTTTGAAACAAATGCTAaccaaacaaataaataatgaaaaatttatTTACCATTATTCAACCTAAGCACAAACTCCCAAAAGCTGCTCTAtatgtaaattgtttcattgatATACAGCCCGCTACTAATCTTTATTGCGTGAATTTAAAATTGTTTACGCGCCCGTTGCCGCCAGCCACTCGTTAATTTaagcaatattttattaaattatcgcCATTGCTGCaggatatgtttttttttattgattttgcaatattaatattttaccaTGTTCCAGTAAAGGATATTTAGTTGATgttcattaatttaataattaactaaattattagCCTGGTTCGAGTCGAATAAagctttattataattatatgtttcGAGTTAGATTTAAAGTTTTcttgttaattttgttttactttGCATCAACTTCATTTAAACCTATGGAAATTAGTAAAATACACAGTCTTACAAAAGTACAACAAGTACAACTAAGTAGTAAAGTAGGACTGCACTAACAAGCCTAAAAAACTTTCAAAATTGTTATCATAACAAATAACAATACCTCGACCAGTGACACTAGTTATAaagatacataatatgtaatgccGATTTTAACGTAGTTAAAATGTatgattttatttgttaaaaagttaTCAGAACTTTTTAACCTTGAAAACTTTTCCAGTCTTTGTGGCAATATTTGACTtagaattaaataaacaataatttaaatatcatttaaaTTACAGTAATAGTAACCAACTAACCAAGAGATTCGAAAACACTAATGCATAACTTTTATTTTGTCCATTTAGCTGAAAAACACTTGACGAAGCACACGGAAGTTCCAATGCACAATGTTAGTGACATGACGTCGATTCAGGATGGCTATTTATACGCAGTTCTCCGGTGCAAAATGTGGACTGTACGCATTTCTAATGATCATCCATATTCCGATACTGCAAGGCGAAGAGCAACCCATGTGCCCTACTCTAGCAGAGAACCCGATATGTCCGTGCTATAGCTTCAAAGAAGGTGAGTATACTTATTGTTAACAAAACTCATGACACTATGAAATTTAATAACAATTTGAAAGTTATCGTCAGAATGTTTTCATTTTCTTTGGTAAATAATATACTTTATAGAAATCTACTTGCAAAAAAGAAACGATAGTTTTCTAACTAATTATCTCAAAAAAACGCAATTAATTCACTCTACCAGTATTTTCGACAAAAAGTGAATAAAGTAATTCATTATTCAGATGATTTAATTTGATTTTCCGTAGCGTgaacaaatataaaatattgttttatttcaggTCTATTTTTGGAGTGTCCCAGTGCTACTCCCAGTGCTGTAAAAAACGTATTATTGAAGATCAGAGGAACTATCCAATCTCTGTCCATTTACGACCTGGAGCGCTCCACCACAGAGCTAAAAGCCGATTTATTcccacaaaaaacaaaaataatcaatttacaaatttcacagtccggcataaataaaataagttctaATGCTTTCATGCCACTCAGCAACTCATTGGAATCCCTGAGCATAGTTTCCAGTAAATTAAACCGAATACCACAGGAGTCTTTCTTTGACTTGCACAGTATCGAAGCACTAGATTTACAACTTAACGAGATCGAAGACATACAAGCAAACGCATTCAAAGGGCTGAGACTTAAGAAACTTAGTTTGAaaggaaataaaattgtaaatgtttCCGAGATTGCATTTCATAACTTAGAAGAGTATTTGACTGAGCTGgatattactgaaaattttcTGAACTATTTTCCTTTGCAAACTTTTGGGAAGTTAAACAAACTGAACAATTTAAGACTAGCTTGGAATAAAATCAGTTCAATCCCAATTGACTATAATTTTACAATATCAAGTTTgttaaatttagatttaagttCAAATGTATTCACTAAATTAGGAAACAACTGGTTTCGATCTATGCCTAATATTAGAACATTAACATTTTTTAGCAATCAGATTCAAGTTATAGATGAAAAAGCATTTTACTCATTAGAACAATTAGAAACGCTCGATTTAAGTCGaaacaaaattacaaaaatagaaaaaaatacttttcaaaGGAATAGAAATATACGCACAATTGATTTGAGTCATAACCATCTCCATTATATTAGAGGTGTTTTTGCAAACCTTCATCATTTGTCAGAAATATTTTTGTCGGAAAATAATATTCTTGAGATACCGAGCGATGCATTTAGCAACGCTTTAGGTTTGACAGTTCTTAATTTAGAACATAATGCTGTACAGAGACTAGACGACGATTGCTTCGCATCTCTTCAAAATTTAACGCAATTACATATGGGAACAAATTACTTAAGGAAACTTCCTCGaaacatttttaaattcaatAGCAAGTTAGTCACTTTAAGtttagataataataaaattaacaatttagaCGAATTATTATTCGATAGCTTAGTTACACTAAGAGAAATCCGgctacaaaataataaattagaaCATATTAAACGAAACGTATTCAGTCCGCTACCAGGACTTTTAGAATTACATTTACAAAACAATCTGATACAAAATATAGACTCGCAGGCTTTTATCACTTTGAAAAATCTTCAGCACATAAATTTGCAAGGCAATCGACTGACCACTATTGGAGACGTATTTCCAAATAGAAATTCGTCTTTAGTCTCGATACAACTAAGCGCTAACTTCTTGTCGCTGTTGAAAAACAGCTCTCTCAGAGGCCAAGTAAATGTGCAAATAATGTGGCTTAgccaaaataacattaaaatattaactgctaatttatttattgatttgttaAATATTCAAAGGTTGTATTTGAAAAATAACAGCATTGTACATATAGAAAATAAGACATTTTTTCAGctaaaaaaactgaaatatttagATTTAAGTAACAATAATCTAATTAAGTTAAATAATGAAACATTTTTCAGGATTGTAACGTTGGAAGAACTGTATTTGCAATGCAATAATATTAATCAGGTGGAAAAAGATACCTTTAagtttttaacaaaattaagAGTTCTCGACTTATCCCAAAACGAAATAATTGTCTTGGATTTCGACATTTCCTCGCTCCCAATTAAACAACTCAGACTTAGTAAAAACTCAATATCAATAATTGAAGCGGACTCACTCAAAACTTTACCAAACTTGAGTGAGTTGGAAATGAACAGTAATCTATTAACTTGGGAGGATATCATTCAAGTTCAGATACCTGGCCTTAAGTCCCTGATTTTATCCCTAAATAACTTTTCGCTATTAGAAAACAAAactttttctcatttaccctcGTTGCAAGCGCTGTCATTGGAACTATCAAACATATCCCAATTGCCTCCGGCCACTTTCATTAAGAACCAAAATCTTTTACGAATAAACTTGGCTTTTAACAGTCTAAAAGATTTGCATAAAGATGTCTTTGCGTACACGACTATTTTACAAGAATTAAATCTTAAAGGCAACAGTTTTACTGATTTTCCTCACGTGGCTCTATTTAACGTCACGTCTCTTGAGCACTTGGACCTTTGTCAGAATCAGCTTAGTAGTGTTGATTTCTATAAGTTTATCGGTTTACAAAATTTAAGAACACTTAGTATATGCGAAAATaagatatcagttttgaatggTTTCAGTTCACCTGCATTGAAAAATCTGTTGACTGTAGACTTAAGCAAAAATATGCTTTCAGTTCTTCCAGCGAATTTTTTTCAACATTCATTAGGATTAAAACAAATAGATGTATCGCATAATCTTTTTAAGCACATACCTAGTAACGGTTTATCAGACGCCGTTCTTCCAGCGCTCACGACTCTGAACATGTCTTCTAATCCTTTAGTGCAGTTGTTGCAAACATATCCATCACGGCAATATCCAGCTTTAGAAGAATTAATCGTAAGGAAAACCAACTTGACAATTATCACGAGcaaagattttgaaaattttccagCTCTCAAAAGGTTAATCTTAGTAGAAAATTCAATAGACCGACTATCTCCTGGTGCTTTTGCTAAACTGCATAACTTGAATATACTAGATCTGAGCCAGAATAAGTTAGACAACATCCCCAGAGAGAGACTGCAAGGATTATATTCGGtacgattattaaatttatctcgAAACGCCATTCGGGACCTCGAAGAGTTTACAGCGGACCTACATAGTTTGCAAAGATTAGATCTGTCGTCGAACCACATTAATCGAATAAATAAGGACATATTTCGGGGCTTGCAGAGCCTTACAGAGCTGAATTTAAGTGGAAATTGGTTAGCAGCAATATCGCCAGATGCCTTCcgatatttgaataaaataacgCACATCGATTTGAGCCGTAACTACTTCGAAGTAATAAGAATGAATATGCTTTTGTTCCTTGAAACGCAGGTCAAAAGCATTTCGTTTAACGGTAAGCatacattttattctatttttaactTCGTGCAGTTGTAGACTTTAgcgaaattgaaaaaaaaaatatacttactgatAAAAAATACTCGTTAGTTGGTTATATATTTGagaatatatacatacatgtatATGCATGTGATAtcgaaataattaaaacaatgcattttgaaAGTTCagttgtttaaaattaaacaatatgTAGTTAAGTTAATAGTATCAGCTGAGTTTAATATGCActtttttatttcagacaatcCACTAACTTGTAATTGTGAATCTCAAGATTTGTGGAGGTGGATGCAGGACCATCATAAGATAATATTAGCCGGCAGCGCTAACCTGCTTTGCGAACACCCCGAGGAACTACATGGGCACAGTTTTATAGATTTACCGTCTCAGAAACTTTGTGACTTACCCATTGTGATACGAGTCGCTATACAAGACATCACAACATACACTGTCAGCGTTACGTGGCAAAGCCGATACCAAAATGGCTTAAACGGCTACAGAGTGGCTTATTTTGGAGATCAAAATCCTAATGTTGTAAGTACTTCATTTTTTCTGGAGATTCCACCGGCAATCGTCGTTAAATGCgttcataaataaattaagcGTAGTAACTTGCGGGATAACGAGTTGTATAAAATACGTACGGCAACCTTTACAACAAACATTTGAATACAAAGGCTGTGCATCACTTCAATGgtccataaaaaatatttatggtgCTTCTGTGAATCCATTTAAATCTTCGTTTCAGCTTCGGCTCATGTGCACAGATTTTTCATCTGCCTAATATGAAAACTTGAAAATTGTACAGCTTTGTTTACGTTACCCGTTATTTGTTGCAGATTCGCGGAAAAATAGTGAATGCAACACAAAGGTCTATACGGCTGAACCACTTGACCCCAGGCGCGCGCTACACTATCTGCGTCATTGCGTTTGGAAACTTCGAGACGTCGACTCTATCTGATGCTTCCATGCCCGACGCAAGAATTGCTCTTCTGCCAGAAAATTCAAGTACCAATTTGTACAATGATGAACAGATATTCAATAACCTCAAGCCGTTTATGAACGATTCTCTTATAAGTAAATGTACTACTGTAAATACAATAGAAATTTTCGGCGCAGCTGTTGACAGCCCATTCTC
This portion of the Cydia amplana chromosome 7, ilCydAmpl1.1, whole genome shotgun sequence genome encodes:
- the LOC134649501 gene encoding protein artichoke — protein: MAIYTQFSGAKCGLYAFLMIIHIPILQGEEQPMCPTLAENPICPCYSFKEGLFLECPSATPSAVKNVLLKIRGTIQSLSIYDLERSTTELKADLFPQKTKIINLQISQSGINKISSNAFMPLSNSLESLSIVSSKLNRIPQESFFDLHSIEALDLQLNEIEDIQANAFKGLRLKKLSLKGNKIVNVSEIAFHNLEEYLTELDITENFLNYFPLQTFGKLNKLNNLRLAWNKISSIPIDYNFTISSLLNLDLSSNVFTKLGNNWFRSMPNIRTLTFFSNQIQVIDEKAFYSLEQLETLDLSRNKITKIEKNTFQRNRNIRTIDLSHNHLHYIRGVFANLHHLSEIFLSENNILEIPSDAFSNALGLTVLNLEHNAVQRLDDDCFASLQNLTQLHMGTNYLRKLPRNIFKFNSKLVTLSLDNNKINNLDELLFDSLVTLREIRLQNNKLEHIKRNVFSPLPGLLELHLQNNLIQNIDSQAFITLKNLQHINLQGNRLTTIGDVFPNRNSSLVSIQLSANFLSLLKNSSLRGQVNVQIMWLSQNNIKILTANLFIDLLNIQRLYLKNNSIVHIENKTFFQLKKLKYLDLSNNNLIKLNNETFFRIVTLEELYLQCNNINQVEKDTFKFLTKLRVLDLSQNEIIVLDFDISSLPIKQLRLSKNSISIIEADSLKTLPNLSELEMNSNLLTWEDIIQVQIPGLKSLILSLNNFSLLENKTFSHLPSLQALSLELSNISQLPPATFIKNQNLLRINLAFNSLKDLHKDVFAYTTILQELNLKGNSFTDFPHVALFNVTSLEHLDLCQNQLSSVDFYKFIGLQNLRTLSICENKISVLNGFSSPALKNLLTVDLSKNMLSVLPANFFQHSLGLKQIDVSHNLFKHIPSNGLSDAVLPALTTLNMSSNPLVQLLQTYPSRQYPALEELIVRKTNLTIITSKDFENFPALKRLILVENSIDRLSPGAFAKLHNLNILDLSQNKLDNIPRERLQGLYSVRLLNLSRNAIRDLEEFTADLHSLQRLDLSSNHINRINKDIFRGLQSLTELNLSGNWLAAISPDAFRYLNKITHIDLSRNYFEVIRMNMLLFLETQVKSISFNDNPLTCNCESQDLWRWMQDHHKIILAGSANLLCEHPEELHGHSFIDLPSQKLCDLPIVIRVAIQDITTYTVSVTWQSRYQNGLNGYRVAYFGDQNPNVIRGKIVNATQRSIRLNHLTPGARYTICVIAFGNFETSTLSDASMPDARIALLPENSSTNLYNDEQIFNNLKPFMNDSLISKCTTVNTIEIFGAAVDSPFSNTYMGIADILTRRLSLVVGCCMGFIVFVVLVSALGYIKTKKRPVIAKVEVQQAPQYISYDDFSAPSVEVQTTDMDVNTIITDKNKNTMQT